The proteins below come from a single Ictidomys tridecemlineatus isolate mIctTri1 chromosome 8, mIctTri1.hap1, whole genome shotgun sequence genomic window:
- the Ncoa7 gene encoding nuclear receptor coactivator 7 isoform X3: MRDPRLPLDIQIFYCAKPDQEPFVKIITVEEAKRRKSTCSYYEDEEEEGLPILQPQSALLENMHIEQLARRLPARVQGYPWRLAYSTIEHGTSLKTLYRKSASLDSPVLLVIKDMDNQIFGAYATHPFKFSDHYYGTGETFLYTFSPNFKVFKWSGENSYFINGDISSLELGGGGGRFGLWLDADLYHGRSNSCSTFNNDILSKKEDFIVQDLEVWTFE; this comes from the exons ATGAGAGACCCACGATTGCCCTTGGACATTCAGATTTTCTATTGTGCCAAACCTGACCAGGAGCCTTTTGTGAAG ATCATTACCGTTGAGGAGGCAAAGCGCAGGAAGAGCACGTGCAGCTACTATGAGGACGAAGAGGAGGAGGGGCTCCCAATCCTGCAGCCCCAAAGTGCGCTGCTGGAGAACATGCACATAGAGCAG CTGGCCCGACGCCTTCCAGCAAGGGTGCAAGGGTATCCATGGAGACTTGCCTACAGTACCATAGAGCATGGAACCAGCTTGAAAACTCTCTATCGGAAATCAGCATCACTAGATAGTCCAGTCTTATTGGTCATCAAAGATATGGATAATCAG ATTTTTGGAGCATATGCAACTCATCCCTTCAAGTTCAGTGACCACTATTATGGCACAGGCGAAACTTTTCTCTACACATTTAGCCCTAATTTCAAG GTCTTTAAGTGGAGTGGAGAAAACTCATATTTTATCAATGGAGACATAAGTTCTTTAGAACTTGGTGGTGGAGg GGGAAGATTTGGTTTATGGCTAGATGCTGATTTATACCATGGACGAAGCAACTCATGCAGCACCTTCAATAATGACATTCTTTCCAAAAAGGAAGACTTCATTGTGCAGGACCTAGAAGTATGGACATTTGAGTGA